One part of the Vitis riparia cultivar Riparia Gloire de Montpellier isolate 1030 chromosome 8, EGFV_Vit.rip_1.0, whole genome shotgun sequence genome encodes these proteins:
- the LOC117920028 gene encoding zinc finger protein 8 has translation MDKATERETHDFMNVESFSQLPFIRPAPVKEKGIRLFGKEFGGHHDPEEQSESVETNMSEDVKDSENGESGRRFECHYCCRNFPTSQALGGHQNAHKRERQHAKRAHLQSAMVHSGLSDAHMYGLVNYRLGSAPTPPITYPSWGSQAISSNGRFYGSHGSFSQPPINGNPLALWRIPASVQTTPTFSRDRSSHHPLPLFAGDDLKPSSHVGGSTSQSRYVYESTKPGVQDHVSLDLHL, from the coding sequence ATGGACAAGGCCACTGAGAGAGAAACCCATGATTTCATGAACGTTGAATCTTTCTCACAACTTCCCTTCATTCGTCCTGCACCTGTTAAAGAGAAAGGTATTCGCCTGTTTGGTAAAGAATTTGGAGGTCACCATGACCCAGAAGAGCAGTCAGAGTCCGTGGAGACTAACATGTCTGAGGATGTCAAGGACAGTGAAAATGGCGAAAGTGGTAGAAGATTTGAATGCCATTACTGCTGCAGAAACTTCCCTACTTCTCAAGCGTTGGGAGGTCACCAGAACGCCCACAAGAGAGAGCGCCAACACGCCAAACGTGCCCATCTTCAGTCTGCCATGGTCCATAGTGGCCTCTCAGATGCACACATGTACGGCCTGGTCAATTACAGGCTCGGCTCCGCCCCCACGCCGCCCATCACCTACCCGTCATGGGGTAGCCAAGCCATTTCTAGTAACGGCAGGTTTTATGGAAGTCATGGATCCTTCTCGCAGCCACCAATTAACGGAAACCCTTTGGCCTTATGGCGAATCCCGGCCTCCGTACAAACTACTCCCACTTTCAGTCGCGACCGTTCATCACACCATCCACTGCCATTATTCGCCGGTGATGACTTGAAGCCCTCGTCGCATGTCGGTGGCTCTACCTCCCAAAGCAGATACGTCTACGAATCAACAAAGCCCGGCGTGCAAGACCATGTGAGTTTGGATCTCCATCTGTAA